In Nitrospira sp., a genomic segment contains:
- a CDS encoding universal stress protein has translation MHAPRTPLVIHRIFHPTDFSDDSHVAFAHALKLALVYQAELTIMHVDPDVSPEGFEDFPRVRPTLEKWGLLPGSSSKGDVTKLGLRIRKVRALASDAKQAIIHHLTITPTDLMVLATHHHDGFARWAHHSLAEPVSRHMHVKTLFVPSHIQGFVARDTGQTSLNRLLLPISLMPSAQPAIDAAVALVSQFNASPVTLTLVHAGKEAEANNLVLLEKPGWSWNQLFGKGDPVEWILAAGAEFDVDVIVMATKGQDSVLDLLRGSTTERVLRGARCPVLAIPASPS, from the coding sequence ATGCATGCGCCGCGCACGCCGCTTGTGATTCATCGGATTTTTCACCCCACAGATTTTTCAGACGACAGCCATGTGGCGTTTGCCCATGCGCTGAAACTGGCGCTGGTCTACCAGGCGGAACTAACGATCATGCACGTGGATCCCGATGTCTCGCCGGAGGGGTTCGAGGACTTTCCGCGGGTCCGCCCGACATTGGAGAAATGGGGCCTGCTGCCGGGCTCCAGTTCCAAAGGCGATGTCACGAAACTGGGCTTGCGCATCCGAAAGGTGCGTGCTCTCGCGTCGGACGCCAAACAGGCCATCATCCACCACCTGACGATTACTCCCACTGATCTCATGGTCCTGGCCACGCATCACCACGACGGCTTCGCCCGCTGGGCGCATCACTCGCTGGCGGAGCCGGTCTCGCGTCACATGCATGTGAAGACGCTGTTCGTGCCGTCACATATCCAAGGGTTTGTGGCCCGCGACACCGGGCAGACCTCACTGAACCGGCTGCTCCTGCCGATTTCGCTCATGCCATCGGCTCAACCGGCCATCGACGCCGCGGTCGCCCTGGTCTCTCAATTCAACGCGTCACCGGTGACGCTGACGTTGGTGCATGCAGGCAAAGAGGCAGAAGCGAATAACTTGGTTCTTCTGGAGAAACCTGGTTGGTCCTGGAATCAACTGTTCGGGAAAGGCGACCCGGTGGAATGGATTCTGGCCGCCGGTGCTGAGTTCGATGTGGATGTGATCGTGATGGCGACGAAAGGACAGGACAGTGTGCTGGATCTCTTGCGTGGCAGCACGACGGAACGCGTGCTCCGCGGCGCACGCTGCCCGGTCCTGGCGATTCCGGCATCACCGAGCTAG
- a CDS encoding DEAD/DEAH box helicase has translation MTPDLPFHPIIRDWFNGRFASATDVQLRAWPAIQSGRDLLISAPTGSGKTLAAFLTCIDTLFQQAVRCDLRDETQILYVSPLKALSNDVRKNLQQPLTEIGQAALAAGLLLPELRVVVRTGDTPMTERQQMLRRPPHILITTPESLFILLTAEKSRAMLRTVRTVIVDEIHAVAPNKRGAHLALSLERAAALAGGAVQRIGLSATQRPIATVAEFLVGNRNPSIVNGQIACEAVSHQPSAISSAPCTIIDVGHRRDMDLAVEVPKDELGAVATNAIWSDIYDRVAALVEAHRSTLVFVNTRRLAERVSHYLEERLRHLGENVVAAHHGSLSREIRLSAEDRLKSGAVRVVVATASLELGIDVGTVDLVCQIGSPRSIATCLQRVGRAGHWIHAIPKGRLFVTTRDELIECAALIRAIRTGVLDRIAVPPAPLDVLAQQIVAATAGQSWEETELFELCRRAMPYRDLSREAFDDVVRMLAEGFVTSRGRRRAHLHHDRINHHIRGRRGARLAAMTSGGAIPDTANYVVIAEPDGTVVGSVDEDFAVESLAGDIILLGNTSWRIKGVETGKMRVEDAQGAPPTIPFWRGEAPARTADLSAEVAALRAEIDRRLDTTPSTPAASLPPVQWLKQACGLDQRGAQQAVEYILAGKAVLGAVPTQQTIVAERFFDESGGMQLVIHAPFGGRVNRAWGLALRKRFCVTFDFELQAAATDEGIVLSLGEKHSFPLDTVFAFLNPNTLREVLTQAVLQAPMFMTRWRWNASRALALLRFVGGKRVPPQIQRMRAEDLLGAVFPDAIACQDNFQGERTIRHIPDHPLAQETIRDCLTEAMDLDGLIAVLDRIERGAIACRAVDTPLPSVFCHEILNANPYAFLDDAPLEERRARAVDMRRTLPPELAGEMGALDQTAIDQVIDESWPVVRDAEELHDALLTLGWVPCACMPGWDLLVPTLSAAGRLVTVWQGATKLGWLAAECRHYGDELFPDARLEPAPAASQDTEVVERDEVVTRVVLGWMESIGPTTAAALAARLHLSTEDVDGAMLRLEAQGHVLRGRFSPHASRTMSDVVEWCHRRLLARIHRLTIGRLRKEIEPVSAAGFMRFLFQWQRAAPGARLHGEAGLLEVVKQLGGFEAAASAWESQILRVRMAKYQPECLDRLCLSGALMWGRLTPHPRLMQELASGPGRRVVPTRVAPVSLFARDDASLLLRATGEELARLDLSSKLSAPAQAIRRCLQDRGASFFSELLHGTRLLASEVEDGLWELVAAGLVTADGFDNLRALIDPKRRRADASDRSRRPRHVGGRWSLLRSTASSPDPRAAAETSERIARQLLQRYGVVFRDLLARESIVSSWRDLLVCYRRLEFTGEIRGGRFVSGFTGEQFALPAALESLRAMTKRPGSALQQEITLSAADPLNLAGVILPGPRIAAVPSNFVVFRDGQVVRTVTGRDTSDRQVPSLLEVARRDRP, from the coding sequence ATGACGCCGGACTTGCCGTTTCATCCGATCATCCGCGACTGGTTCAACGGACGGTTTGCTTCGGCAACAGACGTGCAGTTGCGAGCCTGGCCGGCAATACAATCGGGGCGAGACCTATTGATTTCCGCGCCGACCGGGTCTGGAAAGACGCTGGCGGCGTTTCTCACCTGTATCGATACCCTGTTCCAGCAGGCGGTGCGCTGCGACCTTCGTGACGAAACCCAAATTCTCTATGTCTCGCCGCTGAAAGCCCTGAGCAACGATGTCCGGAAGAACCTGCAGCAGCCGCTGACCGAGATCGGTCAAGCCGCCTTGGCAGCGGGGTTGCTGCTGCCCGAGCTGCGTGTGGTCGTACGGACCGGCGACACACCGATGACTGAGCGCCAGCAGATGCTGCGGCGACCGCCGCATATCCTGATCACCACGCCTGAATCGTTGTTTATTCTGCTCACCGCGGAGAAAAGCCGCGCGATGCTGAGGACGGTGAGAACGGTCATTGTGGATGAAATTCATGCGGTCGCGCCCAATAAACGTGGCGCGCATCTGGCGTTGTCCCTGGAGCGGGCGGCGGCGCTGGCCGGCGGTGCTGTCCAACGGATCGGCCTATCTGCCACGCAACGACCGATCGCGACGGTGGCAGAGTTTTTGGTGGGAAATAGAAACCCGTCTATCGTCAACGGTCAGATAGCATGCGAAGCCGTCAGCCATCAGCCATCAGCTATCAGCTCTGCGCCCTGCACGATCATCGATGTGGGGCATCGTCGCGACATGGATCTTGCCGTCGAGGTGCCGAAGGACGAGTTGGGTGCGGTCGCCACCAATGCGATTTGGAGCGACATCTACGACCGTGTCGCGGCCCTGGTCGAAGCGCATCGCTCCACGCTGGTGTTTGTGAACACGCGCCGCCTGGCGGAGCGGGTCTCCCACTACTTAGAGGAACGGCTACGGCATCTGGGCGAGAATGTTGTGGCGGCGCATCACGGCAGCCTGTCACGCGAGATTCGGTTGTCGGCGGAAGATCGTTTGAAGAGCGGGGCGGTGCGGGTGGTGGTGGCCACCGCCTCGCTGGAGCTCGGCATCGATGTCGGCACCGTCGATCTCGTCTGCCAAATCGGCTCGCCCCGCTCTATTGCGACCTGCCTGCAACGCGTCGGCCGGGCCGGCCATTGGATCCATGCCATTCCCAAGGGGCGGCTGTTCGTCACGACCCGCGATGAGCTGATCGAATGCGCCGCGTTAATCAGAGCGATCAGAACAGGTGTGTTGGACCGTATCGCTGTGCCGCCCGCGCCGCTCGATGTCTTGGCGCAGCAGATCGTGGCGGCAACCGCAGGACAGTCCTGGGAGGAGACGGAGTTATTCGAGTTGTGCCGACGGGCCATGCCGTACCGTGATCTGTCACGTGAAGCCTTCGACGACGTGGTCCGAATGTTGGCCGAGGGATTCGTGACGAGCCGTGGTCGGAGACGGGCCCATCTCCACCATGATCGCATCAATCATCACATCAGGGGGCGCCGGGGCGCCAGATTGGCTGCCATGACGTCCGGCGGCGCCATTCCCGATACGGCCAACTATGTGGTGATTGCCGAGCCGGACGGCACGGTCGTCGGGTCGGTGGATGAGGATTTTGCGGTTGAAAGCTTGGCCGGGGATATCATTCTGCTGGGCAACACGTCCTGGCGCATCAAAGGGGTGGAAACCGGCAAGATGCGGGTCGAGGATGCACAGGGCGCGCCTCCGACCATTCCTTTCTGGCGTGGGGAAGCTCCGGCGCGGACCGCGGATCTCTCCGCGGAAGTGGCGGCGCTCAGGGCCGAGATTGATCGGCGTCTGGATACCACGCCATCCACCCCGGCCGCTTCCCTCCCACCGGTGCAGTGGTTGAAGCAGGCATGCGGGTTGGATCAACGCGGGGCACAACAGGCGGTCGAATATATTCTGGCGGGGAAAGCGGTGCTCGGAGCAGTCCCGACGCAGCAGACCATCGTCGCGGAGCGCTTCTTTGACGAAAGTGGCGGCATGCAACTGGTCATCCATGCCCCGTTCGGCGGACGCGTGAATCGCGCCTGGGGCTTGGCCCTGCGCAAACGTTTTTGTGTGACCTTCGATTTTGAATTGCAGGCCGCGGCTACGGACGAAGGCATTGTTCTGTCGCTGGGGGAGAAACACAGCTTTCCGCTCGACACCGTGTTCGCATTCTTGAATCCGAACACCTTGCGCGAGGTGCTGACGCAGGCTGTCCTGCAGGCCCCGATGTTCATGACGCGGTGGCGGTGGAATGCCTCGCGTGCCCTGGCCTTGCTCCGATTTGTCGGCGGGAAACGGGTGCCGCCGCAGATTCAACGCATGCGTGCCGAAGATCTCCTGGGTGCGGTCTTCCCCGACGCGATTGCCTGCCAGGACAATTTTCAGGGCGAACGGACGATCCGCCACATTCCCGACCATCCCTTGGCCCAGGAGACCATCCGTGATTGCCTGACCGAGGCGATGGACCTCGACGGCTTGATTGCGGTGCTGGACCGTATCGAGCGCGGCGCGATTGCCTGCCGTGCCGTCGATACGCCGTTGCCTTCCGTGTTTTGCCATGAGATTTTGAACGCGAATCCCTACGCGTTTCTCGACGACGCGCCGCTGGAGGAACGCCGAGCGCGGGCGGTGGACATGCGGCGCACGCTGCCGCCAGAACTCGCTGGTGAGATGGGCGCGCTGGATCAGACGGCCATCGATCAGGTCATCGACGAATCGTGGCCGGTGGTGCGTGATGCAGAAGAGTTGCACGACGCATTGTTGACCCTTGGCTGGGTGCCCTGTGCCTGCATGCCCGGGTGGGATCTCCTGGTTCCCACACTGTCGGCTGCCGGCCGCCTGGTGACGGTGTGGCAGGGGGCGACAAAGCTGGGATGGTTGGCTGCGGAATGCCGACATTACGGAGATGAACTGTTTCCGGATGCCCGACTCGAACCCGCTCCCGCCGCGAGTCAGGACACAGAAGTGGTGGAGCGGGACGAAGTCGTGACCCGGGTGGTGTTGGGATGGATGGAGAGTATCGGCCCGACGACCGCTGCGGCCTTGGCCGCTCGTCTACATCTGTCGACGGAAGATGTGGATGGTGCGATGTTGCGGTTGGAAGCCCAAGGCCATGTCTTGAGGGGTCGATTTTCACCTCACGCGTCACGAACGATGAGTGACGTCGTCGAGTGGTGCCACCGGCGCCTCCTCGCGCGCATCCATCGTCTCACCATCGGCCGGTTGCGCAAGGAGATTGAGCCGGTCTCGGCCGCCGGGTTCATGCGGTTCCTGTTCCAGTGGCAGCGGGCCGCACCGGGCGCGCGTTTGCACGGAGAAGCGGGACTACTGGAAGTGGTGAAGCAGCTTGGCGGTTTCGAGGCGGCGGCATCGGCCTGGGAGAGCCAGATTCTGCGCGTGCGCATGGCCAAATACCAACCGGAATGTTTGGATCGACTCTGTCTGAGTGGGGCGTTGATGTGGGGACGGCTGACTCCGCATCCGCGGCTGATGCAGGAGCTGGCGTCGGGGCCTGGGCGTCGAGTGGTTCCGACTCGCGTCGCGCCGGTGAGCCTGTTTGCGCGTGACGATGCGTCGCTGTTGCTCAGGGCGACCGGAGAAGAGTTGGCGCGGTTGGATCTGTCATCCAAGCTCAGTGCGCCTGCCCAGGCGATCCGCCGGTGCCTGCAGGATCGTGGCGCCAGTTTTTTCAGCGAACTCCTCCATGGAACTAGGTTATTAGCTTCCGAGGTGGAAGACGGGTTGTGGGAATTGGTAGCGGCGGGATTGGTCACGGCGGATGGGTTTGACAATCTGCGCGCACTCATCGATCCCAAGCGTCGCCGGGCGGACGCATCCGATCGCAGTCGTCGGCCGCGGCATGTGGGCGGTCGTTGGTCTCTCCTGAGGTCGACCGCGTCCTCACCGGATCCGCGCGCGGCGGCAGAGACGTCCGAGCGGATCGCCAGACAGTTGCTGCAACGATATGGCGTGGTCTTTCGGGATCTGCTGGCGCGCGAGTCAATCGTGTCGTCCTGGCGCGATCTGTTGGTGTGCTACCGGCGGCTCGAATTCACCGGGGAGATTCGCGGCGGCCGATTTGTGAGCGGGTTTACCGGGGAGCAGTTTGCGTTGCCGGCGGCATTGGAGTCGCTACGGGCGATGACCAAGCGCCCGGGCAGCGCCCTGCAACAAGAGATCACGTTGTCGGCTGCCGATCCGTTGAATCTCGCCGGGGTGATCCTGCCCGGTCCTCGGATTGCCGCGGTGCCATCGAACTTCGTGGTGTTTCGTGACGGGCAGGTGGTTCGCACGGTGACGGGGCGTGACACGAGTGATCGGCAGGTGCCCTCTCTGCTGGAAGTGGCCAGGCGGGATCGTCCCTGA
- a CDS encoding response regulator transcription factor → MLAFLEILLESQYDIVAVETEGEALLLTATRLTPDLVILDFSLSFLDGLSISRQLQDAVPSSRVVFFSSHEDSAYATAAFEVGAMGYLVKHLTVDLGHYLSRVLQGERVCCPDDLHKRPGRQKKK, encoded by the coding sequence ATGCTGGCATTTCTTGAGATTCTCCTTGAGTCTCAATATGATATCGTCGCGGTCGAGACCGAGGGGGAGGCCCTGCTGTTGACCGCTACGCGCCTCACTCCAGATCTCGTGATTCTGGATTTCTCTTTGTCGTTTCTCGACGGCCTGTCTATCAGCCGGCAACTTCAGGATGCAGTGCCATCCAGTAGAGTGGTATTTTTTTCATCCCATGAGGACTCGGCCTATGCGACTGCGGCATTCGAAGTGGGCGCGATGGGCTATTTGGTTAAACACCTGACGGTCGATCTGGGACATTATTTGAGCCGGGTGTTGCAAGGTGAGCGAGTCTGTTGTCCGGACGATTTGCACAAGCGGCCTGGGCGGCAGAAAAAGAAGTAA
- a CDS encoding response regulator transcription factor yields MTLPRVLLADDHTLVLEGFRRLLDDQCELVGTVGDGRALLDAIPQLKPDIVILDISMPVLNGIDAARVLKVKFPHVKVVFITMHADPAYVRAAFEAGASAYLLKRCVGEELAQAIRAVRGGNFYVTPLVTKEVVESMLRGVDGGGPSGPELTTRQREVLQLLAEGHTVKDIAATLKISPRTVEFHKGQIMEQLNLHTTVELVKYALAQGLTSQT; encoded by the coding sequence ATGACGTTGCCGCGAGTGTTGTTGGCGGATGATCACACGCTGGTCTTGGAGGGATTTCGGCGTCTGTTGGACGATCAGTGCGAGCTGGTCGGCACGGTGGGAGACGGGCGTGCCCTGTTGGATGCGATCCCGCAGTTGAAACCTGATATCGTGATTCTCGACATCTCAATGCCGGTCCTCAATGGGATTGATGCCGCCCGCGTGCTCAAGGTGAAGTTTCCTCACGTCAAGGTCGTGTTTATCACGATGCACGCCGACCCGGCCTATGTGCGAGCAGCCTTTGAAGCCGGCGCTTCTGCCTATCTCTTGAAACGATGCGTAGGCGAGGAATTGGCGCAGGCGATACGAGCGGTCCGGGGTGGAAACTTCTACGTCACACCGTTGGTGACGAAGGAGGTCGTTGAAAGCATGTTGCGGGGCGTCGACGGCGGTGGGCCGTCCGGTCCCGAGCTCACCACCCGCCAACGAGAAGTCTTGCAACTGTTGGCCGAAGGGCACACGGTGAAGGACATTGCCGCCACCCTGAAAATCTCGCCGCGTACCGTTGAATTCCACAAAGGGCAGATCATGGAACAACTCAATCTGCACACGACCGTCGAACTCGTCAAATACGCGCTTGCCCAAGGGCTCACCAGCCAGACCTAG
- a CDS encoding DUF3015 family protein, translating into MTTGYRPMIAAVGGLCLMLFSACSFKATFKETTDTTSNITGTTSGRIWWNEDGLLNADHKVAAFTAYNAENLETDAARGQGEYLASLDSLTGTSDGPAFQPAAQDAYSRWGRSESPTAGNLVQDLLAAVR; encoded by the coding sequence ATGACGACCGGTTATCGCCCGATGATCGCTGCAGTAGGAGGTCTCTGCCTCATGCTGTTTTCGGCCTGCTCCTTCAAAGCGACGTTCAAAGAGACCACCGATACCACCTCCAACATCACCGGCACGACGTCCGGACGCATCTGGTGGAACGAAGACGGCCTCCTGAACGCGGATCACAAGGTGGCGGCATTCACCGCCTATAACGCAGAGAATCTTGAAACTGATGCAGCACGCGGGCAGGGAGAATACCTGGCTTCGCTTGATAGCCTCACCGGCACGTCAGACGGCCCAGCCTTTCAACCGGCGGCCCAGGACGCATATAGCCGCTGGGGCCGATCAGAAAGCCCCACGGCTGGAAACTTGGTGCAAGACCTGCTCGCAGCCGTGCGCTGA